The following is a genomic window from Neodiprion pinetum isolate iyNeoPine1 chromosome 3, iyNeoPine1.2, whole genome shotgun sequence.
TTACTTTCTTACTCCACATGACAAGTAGTTCAACGTTATAGTAATTCAAATTACGTACTTATTGTCCACGCCAGAAATTCGTGGGCCGATACTCGAATCGGCAGTTACGTACGTTCGCTTGGCCGGTGAGGGCGCAGCGCAAGTTAGTTAGTCTCGAGCGCTCGAATAGGTAGGGCGTGTTAGGTTTGCTTTAGACACGCGCGtcgattatttcgtttcgAGTAGTTTTAAGATTTATCCGTTTATCACGGTCGGAGGAGACGCGGCACACCCTTTAGTAGGGCCGGAGGTGCCCGTCTCCCGGGCGAGCGTCATTGCACTTCAGCGTTGGTTCCCGAGACGTCGGGACCGCTGTTTGCACGTTATTGGGCCACCATGACGCTCCCCATTCCCTGCTTCCACGAGTGCGTGGAAGTTGCGGAGCACGGTTTCTCATGGAGACTTAGATAAGTTAGCTTGAGATtattgaatgatcattcaatCTGGTTGACGAGGAACGCACCAGCGACTGTATTATCCTGTTTTATGATGATCTGATTTGCAGTTAATAAACACTTGTCTTGCTTCGGCTTTTCCCTCTGCATCGTGAGGGTTTTTATGCCGAAGCAAGCGTCTTGTCTTTCCCGCGAAattgtgttatttatttattcaccctCTCACTCACTCATTCCATCCCGATTGAAGTTAGAGAAGAACTCCGGTCAGACGACCTAAACATGGTGCCCCGGGTCAGGAGTGAGTGATTGGGTTTTTCTTGTTTGTCAAGTTCGTGTTAACTTGTCATCTGGTACTGGCTGGTGCGTCTTGTGTATGTCCTGTACGTGTGTAAGCCGAGACGAGGCTTAGGGATTAGGATTAGTGTGGCACAAAGGCCTTCGCGCGACACTAACTAACAGGCGATATATTGTAATACGTGGTCGCATTGTCGTCGTATGTgctgtgacgtggatttttcccgctcctcggtcactcggagaaaatgaccgagaacgtaccgcgtgcacaataatttggcgtccacgatgtaccctggatctaaaacaatatcgcaaagtttttgttgggcgcctggcgtgattaacacgcctcgaaatcattaatacactattcctcgggcatatgcccgatagctcagtaccgcggagaggggaggggtaatttttggagagagagagagagacactcgaaatgcacacgctatttaacaaaagtaaaataaaatcttatatttcacaatagcggtgatacaaaacaaaaaaaatataatccaaaaatcgctcatcgcgagtctaaaactaaacagaaaattacacgtaacctactctatttcttactctaatgagctcgcggctccctaactaaaacgtcactcaacgatcacaaaatcctcatacgcaattcttaatttgcaaattcgccatttgttctccatggcgattattgctcgaaccgaaactaaaactaattattcgacggtgcgccgtcgggCTACCGAACAGACGGCGTCCTCAATCCCACTCGAGATCTcacccgactcggagcttcgacgCTACCGCGAGCTGTCTAATCTAAATCTAAATCTAAACGAATCCGTAAACGTTACTATATTTTAAACGCAACTAAAACGCaatgctcaaacttctcgtctcaactgctgctcaacgcaacggcaatttcgactatacatcacctcaactcgactaaacactatcttaactaaacgtaAACTTAACTAAGCGCGAGAACCACTACATTTAACTTCAACTAAACACAAGCTCAAAGTAACGCACCCAATCtacattatcttaactaacgggtacggaactcaatgcaagcgcaactaaacgtaacctaaactatacgcaatcgcaacgcatccgaacttaattcttttcaaaatcccccaaaacgttacccgctaatccgagcactccaattcggtacttcccgacctactcgagaggtgacacacaaaaaaaacgataacgcggctcgacccggtacggcgaaattcggctatacttggtttcactaacgagaaagattcaactaaaacccgtgactctactcaactttttcagaaactcaaaatttactttactctaACCCGCGTACTCAGGgtacggtcatcaagcaaaagaatcggcaaaagaagTTCGAGTACTtctctacaacgcaaatccaaaacggctatccgttactcggcaagccttttcgcaattatgctcgaaattcaatcgcggggatagaagcagcgcttaccttctacatccttgcaaccccctttccatttcCCTCGCGCtttttgggcgactccattgcttcgcgaaactcccccaaaacgtgactactaatcacgaccgctagaactagagtggtttcaaaaacctaccacctgccgcaacacggatctcgatacgccatcccacACGTGACGTGATccccaagaatacgcaataatcgatccgtcatcgatttcgtcgatcgcgcaactcgacgcgcaccttcgatagcatcgctgcgcagaacttaaagctagctcgcaatctcgtcctccgcgcagctcaaTGACGCCTTGGCGGcgagcgtggtgctccctcgtcgctagtcggtccgtcgcaagttcgctggtcaattgttggcggggtgaaggggaagaggctgcggcgtgccggccgccagcgggaatcgcgtccaccttggattgccgcgatgcggggatctgcgtcggctccccctccgcagcctcgacatccttccaTCGCAATTGTTGCTAGTCCGCCatttcgcaatttcctcgaattcggtgtcgacttcttgcctgatgccgttgtagctcgaaaaataaaaaaaataaaaaaaaaaaaaacctgaaatatcttacgtTATTCGCTAaggtgtcccctctcgtagtttcggatgcgtgactccagtcctggcgctcttttccaaaaacttcgcaactcaatttcggaaattcctaaatttttggttccgcccagggttcaaggagccccttgtaacgggcatcaaaaatgccacgcTGCAGTGCctattgaaatattgaaatatatgaAACGGCGGGCGGATTGGGCAAGTTTTTGCGATCTTTTCACTACAATGGTGCATGACGTAGCTTCTCTATCTGGCGCAACCAAGTTGTAGTGTTTAAAGCTTTGCTTGACCGGTAGTGCCGCGGACCTAGTACGGGACGTCTGGCTTGTGTTCGTGCCCTCTGACACTTAGATTCGGAGTCGCGAAGGTTGTGGGAAGCGGAGCTGAGCCAGGGTGACCTCTCGGAGGGTACCAGCTCTCTTGGTTCACTCCCGAAATTCACGGACTTGATAAAGTTTTTGGAACGGAGAACTCAGGCCTTGAATATGATCGCACTCGAGTGTCGAACGGAGAAGAGGTCGGCTACAACACCTCCTGCGGGACCCCAACCCCGTAAGGTTTTCCACGCTAGTTCTCTTCGATCACCGAATCCAACGCCGTACAAATGCCCGCTCTGCTCTGGTGCTCACCCCATCTCAAGGTGTTTCAAGTTTCAGGCGAAGGCTCCTTCTGAGCGGTTCGCTAGTATTAGACACTTAGGGCTTTGTTTCATTTGTCTGGAACCACATCAGGCAAGAGATTGTCCGTCAAGCGGAAGATGCGCGGTTTGTCAAGGACGACATCACACGATCTTGCATCGCGGCGCTCGAGGAAAATATCAAGGGTCGAGCCGAAGTTTGGGAGGTTCTCGAGGCCCAGAAGGAGGTGGACCTTCGGCACCCCCCTCTGTCGTAAACTTGCATGCGGCATGTCATTCGATTGTCGGGCGAAGAGTTCTGCTCGCCACGGCGCGAGTGCAGGTAATGGGTCCGAACGGAAGCAGCACCTACGCGCGAGCACTCCTCGATCAGGGCTCGGAGTCGTCATTTGCTTCGGAATCCATAGTGCAGTTGTTGGGGTTATCAAGGAGACGCGCTTCCGTAACACTGTCGGGACTTGGTTCCGCTGAGACAGGAACTGCGACCGCGAGGACGCAGCTGGTGCTGCGGTCCTGCGGCAATCTtaaattcgaatttgaaacAGACGCGCTCGTCCTCCCAAAGCTCACCTCACGTCTCCCATCCGAAAGATTTGGTGATCTAGATTTGCAACAATTTGAGGGTCTCGCGCTGGCGGATCCGGACTTTTCGGTTTCCCAAAATGTAGACGTGATTTTGGGCGCTGATGTTTAGGCCAGTTGCTCCGTCCCGGCTTGAAACGGTTCCCTACCTCACAACTTGTCGCTCAAAGTACGGCTTTCGGTTGGGTGATTTCCGGTATGGTGCGGTCCGACAAACGGCGGGCGGACAGAACTCTCTCTTCGTCGCCAACACAGGCACTTCACTGCTCGGTTGAACCGGATTTGGAGCAGACCCTGCAACGCTTTTGGTCTCTCGAAGATATTGCTCCGAATTCGAGTAGGCTGAGGCCCGAGGACAAGATCGCTGAGCATTTATTCAAGGACACTCACAATCGCGACTCACGAGGTCGGTACGAAGTCCGGCTTCCTGTGAAACCAGACCGCCCTAGGGTAGCTAACGAGACCAGGTCAATGGCGCTTAAATCTCTTTCTAGTATGCAACGTCGATTTTCGCGAGACGCTCGATTGGCTGAGGCATACGGTAGCTTCATGAGGGACTACGAACGCCTGAGACATATAACTCGAGTCCCGGCCTCAGAAATACGGTGTGAGGACGCGTGGTACCTTCCACATCACGCAGTGATTCAGGCTTCGGGCGAAAAATGGAAACTTCGCGTTGTGTTTGATGCCTCTCGGAAAACTCGCGAAGGGCACTGTCTGAATAACTTTTTGTGGTCAGGACCCTCCCTCCAGAGTGATCTGTCATTGATCCTCTTAAATTGGCGAAAATACCGTTTTGCGTTTACCGCGGACATAGTGAAAATGTTCCGGCAAGTCCTGGTCAAGCGCGAAGACCAGGATTTGCAGAGAATTGTGTGGGCCCCGACCGCTGATGCCAGTCCTGTTGATTACCGTTTACATACTGTCACGTACGAGACGACTTGTGCTCCATATCTGGCCATCCGCACGCTTTCGCAGTTGGTTATTGATGAGGGGGTTGACTTTCCTCTCGGGGCGGTTGTGTAAATATTGGTTTCTGGGCAGTCACGGCATAAGGGGGGAAGTCCGTCGATTTGGAGTTGGACGCGAGTGGTCCTGGGTGCACATGGGGCGGCATCTGGTTCCCTTCGTCGTGGACACTGGGTGTCCGTGAGTCCGAACCGGGATTCCGGCGCCTGATTTGATTGGATTACATGGATCGGATTGATTATCACTCCGGGTTATTGGAATCTCAGAAAGAAATAATAGACAGTTTCAGTGGCTTAGAATCGAGTATTTTGAGGCATTGCGATCTAGTAGAACGACTGAATTCGACACGTGtgttttgttaattttgtttttgcaggTCAGGTTTGGGAAATCTCTCGAGGGTAATAAAAGGCACGATGACTACAGATGTAACCGAAAACTCTTTGAATACTTTATTATATCACGTTGCTTACACGTCATCCGGAAGTACTCGACTAAACCCGGCTTCCACCGCGGTGACTCTCACGCCCTCTCACTCTCCACACAATCTGTCAAACATGGCGTACACTCCCAGAGACCTGCGCACGCAGGCGCGGGAGATTCGAGTACGAGAACGCTCACTCAACAGTGTGTGCGCCAGATTGTAAAGCGTCATGAATcagagaataaataaaagtgtATTTGAACGAGACCAGAAATAGCCTCtaggaaaataatcaaactcCACCCGGGTCCAGATGGCCTTGTGAGGGTGGTCACGATTGAAACAGCAACTACCACTCTACGGCGGCACATCTCTCGTCTATGCCCGCTGCACCTCGAAGATGGCGGCGAAGGGCGTAGGGCAATGTCGGAGGCCTAAGGATTCGTCTGTTGGACGAAGGCGGGCGGGATGTTCGCGccactttattattattatattagtttgtaaatttataacaaCAAATACTTTAGTTTCGTTATATTCGTATGTTGTACCTATTTACCACGTGTAAGGTGACTGAAGAGTCACAACAGTAGATTTACTTTCTTACTCCACATGACAAGTAGTTTAACGTTATAGTAATTCAAATTACGTACTTATTGTCCACGCCAAAAATTCGTGGGCCGATACTCGAATCGGCAGTTACGTACGTTCGCTTGGCCGGTGAGGGCGCAGCGCAAGTTAGTTAGTCTCGAGCGCTCGAATAGGTAGGGCGTGTTAGGTTTGCCTTAGACACGCGCGtcgattatttcgtttcgCGTAGTTTTAAGATTTATCCGTTTAACACGGTCGGAGGAGACGCGGCAGACCGGAGTTCTTCTCTAACTTCAATCGGGATGGAATGAGTGAGTGAGagggtgaataaataaataacacaatTTCGAGGGAAAGACAAGACGCTTGCTTCGGCATAAAAACCCTCACGATGCAGAGGGAAAAGCCGAAGCAAGACAAGTGTTTATTAACTGCAAATCAGATCATCATAAAACAGGATAATACAGTCGCTGGTGCGTTCCTCGTCAACCAGattgaatgatcattcaataATCTTAAGCCAACTTATCTAAGTCTGCATGAGAAACCGTGCTCCGCAACTTTCACGCACTCGTGGAAGCAGGGAATGGGGAGCGTCATGGTGGCCCAATAAGGTGCAAACAGCGGTCCCGACGTCTCGGGAACCAACCCTGAAGTGCAATGACGCTCGCCCGGGAGACGGGCACCTCCGGCCCTACTAAAGGGTGTGCCGCGTCTCCTCCGACCGTGTTAAACGGATAAATCTTAAAACTACGcgaaacgaaataatcgaCGCGCGTGTCCAAGGCAAACCTAACACGCCCTACCTATTCGAGCGCTCGAGACTAACTAACTTGCGCTGCGCCCTCACCGGCCAAGCGAACGTACGTAACTGCCGATTCGAGTATCGGCCCACGAATTTCTGACGTGGACAATAAGTACGTAATTTGAATTACTATAACGTTGAACTACTTGTCATGTGGAGTAAGAAAGTAAATCTACTGTTGTGACTCTTTAGTCACCTTATACGTGGTAAATAGGTACAACATACGAATATAACGAAACTAAAGTATTTGttgttataaatttacaaactaatataataataataaagtggCGCGAACATCACGAGAGCGTCTGCTTCAAACTCGAAATTAGGATCGGTGCGGGACCGCAGATATGGACTTTGTAACGAGCAAgatagtaaaaatattaagaagTAAACAGGAACTAGAATTAAGCGCATCGTGACTCTGAAAATGCACACGGCACTAACATAAAACATGAGTCACCACTAGCGCATACGCACTGCGATTACCATATTAGGAAATAGCTGCCGAAAGCACAAGACGGGGAAGAAGCACAGTAGCCGAGGGGCCAAGGGGGGCTTGCGCCTCAACAACAAAGCTCACGCAGAATAGAAAGTTACAGAATAACAACCCCGCACCTACACCACCGCACCAGTGCAGCGTTATACCATATGTAAAAACTTGCAATATAGTTATAGCTAATGAACTAAGATCACGGGCGTGCATGCGGCGAAGATGTCGTGCCCTAATTAGAATTCCTAGAAAAAGGGGGAGGTGCGCAAAGGGTGACAAGAATCTAAAGAGGGGGATCGTTCGGCGCAACGATCGACCCCTTATAAAAACGGCGACCGATCACCCGATCGTCCTCTTGGCTTCTACCACCAGATTCGTCATCTTGTTCCGGTAcagtctcgcggtaaaatccttttGCCTTTGCATTTGaacttttcatacaacgtAACTCTGCCAAAAAGTCCAGCGAGCTTTCAGCTCCATTTTGTCATATTGATTTAAGATCTTACACTGTGTCACTCCGTTTTTCtgatttgaaatattgaacttataaaataaatcaaagtCAATCAAAGTATTCAAATACATTAGAATCAGTTATTCCGTTAAATCCTCTCACCAATCTACCCTGGAAGTCATTACATCCAGAGTATTCTCAAGAGGTAAGCCAATTAATTGAATCTTTTATCCAAAAATTACTCCTTCTTCGGTTCGTT
Proteins encoded in this region:
- the LOC124214457 gene encoding uncharacterized protein, whose protein sequence is MVRSDKRRADRTLSSSPTQALHCSVEPDLEQTLQRFWSLEDIAPNSSRLRPEDKIAEHLFKDTHNRDSRGRYEVRLPVKPDRPRVANETRSMALKSLSSMQRRFSRDARLAEAYGSFMRDYERLRHITRVPASEIRCEDAWYLPHHAVIQASGEKWKLRVVFDASRKTREGHCLNNFLWSGPSLQSDLSLILLNWRKYRFAFTADIVKMFRQVLVKREDQDLQRIVWAPTADASPVDYRLHTVTYETTCAPYLAIRTLSQLVIDEGVDFPLGAVV